A part of Halobacillus shinanisalinarum genomic DNA contains:
- a CDS encoding ABC transporter permease, whose protein sequence is MSRRLYSKSMALSRFIVRQDRVRIPVWLVALSVFTFSVALSFTKLYATKHDREAIAETMVNPAMTAMVGQGYGLDNYTFGAMMAHQMLLMTAVVVGIMSILLVTRHTRAEEEDGRVEMIRSLPAGRLANLNATIFILFGTNALLALLIGFGLYGLGIESMGLEGSLLYGAALGATGFFFATITALSAQLSKSSRGATGLSFAVLGLAYLMRAIGDVGNETLSWLSPLGWVLGAEVYVNNYWWPILLTVGVAAALAVLALYLNAIRDLGAGFFPSRPGRKYATAFLRSPLGLALRLQRTGLIAWGIGIFMIGASYGSVLGDLESFFANIDMMEDLLTPVKGISLTEQFIPMLMSILSIISTIPALMVMFKLKVEEKKNRTEHLLGRAVSRKRLMGSYFILSIFVGIVMLSLAAIGLGVVGGSVMDDAIGFSTFYSAAMVYLPAMWIMIGFAGLFVGMEPKLTGLTWLYLIFSFIVVYMGSLFQFPDWVSKLSPFGHIPRLPIEDMNFMKATILTIFAVILTILAFMGYNKRDIQG, encoded by the coding sequence ATGTCAAGGCGGTTATACAGTAAATCGATGGCGCTCTCACGTTTCATCGTACGGCAGGATCGTGTGCGCATTCCTGTTTGGTTAGTGGCGTTATCTGTTTTTACATTTTCAGTGGCCTTGTCATTTACTAAGTTATACGCGACAAAGCATGATAGAGAGGCTATTGCTGAAACAATGGTTAACCCTGCCATGACAGCTATGGTCGGTCAAGGGTACGGGTTAGACAACTATACGTTTGGAGCTATGATGGCCCATCAAATGTTACTTATGACGGCGGTAGTCGTTGGAATTATGAGTATTTTACTTGTTACACGTCACACAAGGGCAGAGGAAGAGGATGGGCGTGTTGAAATGATTCGCTCTCTTCCAGCTGGACGATTAGCTAATTTAAATGCGACAATTTTCATTTTGTTTGGCACGAATGCATTGTTAGCGTTATTAATTGGATTTGGGCTGTATGGATTAGGAATTGAAAGCATGGGTTTGGAGGGATCCCTTCTATATGGCGCAGCTTTAGGGGCGACCGGATTCTTTTTCGCAACCATTACTGCACTGTCTGCCCAACTTTCGAAAAGTTCCCGTGGGGCAACTGGTCTATCATTTGCTGTTCTAGGGCTGGCCTATCTTATGCGTGCAATTGGCGACGTGGGGAACGAAACCCTTTCATGGCTTTCCCCACTTGGCTGGGTGCTAGGTGCGGAAGTTTATGTTAATAATTATTGGTGGCCGATTTTACTAACCGTAGGTGTGGCAGCGGCGTTAGCTGTACTCGCACTTTACCTGAATGCTATCCGTGATTTGGGAGCCGGTTTTTTTCCATCAAGGCCTGGAAGGAAATATGCCACAGCGTTTTTACGAAGTCCGCTTGGTCTTGCTCTAAGACTTCAGCGCACGGGTTTAATTGCTTGGGGGATAGGTATATTTATGATTGGAGCATCTTATGGTTCAGTATTAGGTGACCTGGAGTCTTTTTTCGCAAATATAGATATGATGGAAGACCTCTTAACGCCTGTGAAGGGAATTTCGCTAACAGAACAATTCATACCGATGTTAATGTCAATCCTGTCCATTATTAGTACCATTCCCGCCTTAATGGTAATGTTCAAGCTTAAAGTCGAAGAGAAAAAGAATCGAACGGAACATTTGCTAGGTCGAGCGGTGTCCCGTAAGCGTCTAATGGGGAGCTACTTCATTCTATCTATTTTTGTTGGAATTGTGATGCTGTCCCTTGCTGCTATTGGTTTAGGGGTAGTCGGGGGATCCGTTATGGATGATGCGATTGGTTTTAGTACTTTCTATAGTGCAGCAATGGTTTATTTACCCGCGATGTGGATTATGATTGGCTTCGCAGGATTGTTTGTTGGTATGGAACCGAAATTAACTGGCCTAACCTGGTTATACTTAATCTTTTCCTTCATAGTTGTTTACATGGGCAGCTTATTTCAATTTCCGGACTGGGTAAGTAAACTATCACCGTTTGGTCACATTCCGCGACTTCCTATTGAAGATATGAATTTTATGAAGGCCACTATATTAACAATTTTTGCAGTGATTCTAACGATTTTGGCCTTTATGGGATATAATAAGCGGGATATTCAAGGTTAA
- a CDS encoding BsuPI-related putative proteinase inhibitor, translated as MRMILLSVFLLLAVVLSACGDPQQQEGQPDKDNQQEDVEEKEEDGTQEKGNDDQGGSGGIVAGKLEPTLEVNGTQASFQIKNQTERVQELVLSGKASYTYFITNEGGKTVYEISKRKPQYEQKKPITLKQGEVIEYKLDIPGALQPGTYDITAVLHTMPEIKAKTSFTIE; from the coding sequence ATGAGAATGATCCTATTATCAGTATTCTTATTATTAGCCGTTGTTCTATCAGCTTGCGGGGACCCACAACAGCAAGAAGGCCAACCTGATAAAGACAATCAACAGGAGGATGTAGAAGAAAAGGAAGAGGATGGAACCCAAGAGAAGGGGAACGATGATCAAGGAGGTTCTGGTGGTATTGTAGCAGGAAAGTTAGAACCAACACTTGAAGTCAACGGTACGCAGGCATCCTTTCAAATAAAGAACCAGACAGAACGAGTCCAAGAACTAGTTCTTTCAGGAAAAGCATCCTATACATACTTCATTACCAATGAGGGAGGAAAAACGGTCTATGAGATATCAAAAAGGAAGCCTCAGTATGAGCAAAAGAAACCAATCACCCTGAAACAAGGAGAGGTAATCGAGTACAAGCTGGATATCCCAGGAGCTTTGCAGCCAGGAACGTATGATATCACTGCTGTTTTGCATACCATGCCTGAGATAAAGGCAAAAACCTCATTCACTATAGAATAA